In a genomic window of Quercus lobata isolate SW786 chromosome 4, ValleyOak3.0 Primary Assembly, whole genome shotgun sequence:
- the LOC115985629 gene encoding uncharacterized protein LOC115985629 produces the protein MVQPTGLDLIDVTTGRIEERVLGVDSSGVDHGMDKAEPNNLKSKSTWTGFNRMDFGLGGLLKALLLSTCGHYVKGFLEEWIERVMTFVTTTPFSILLTEKCYGNVTPSRGICQGDPLSPYLFLLCAEGFTSLLAKAKTNGKIHGASICKEASKVSNLFFADDSLLFRRATQNEVEEVNRFESYLGLPTLVGRTKYHTFSYLKDRIWKQLQGWKGKMLSKAGKEILIKAVAQSIPTYTMSVFQLPLKLYDEMDAMCAKFRWGQGRNERKIHWQRWEKLTLSKKEGGMDFTDLRAFNLAMLAKQRWRLLHDSNSLVYQCLKARYFPRTHLFDAKESPNFSFVWKSIVAGFPILKSGCCWRVGNGHSIWILGDKWIPNYPTNAPLHLVKDDVREVIVAELID, from the exons ATGGTGCAGCCAACTGGATTGGATTTAATTGATGTGACAACAGGTAGGATTGAGGAAAGGGTGCTCGGGGTTGATTCTAGTGGAGTGGATCATGGAATGGATAAGGCTGAGCCTAATAATTTAAAGTCCAAATCCACTTGGACCGGGTTTAACCGAATGGATTTTGGGCTTGGAGGACTGTTAAAAGCCTTGCTGCTGTCAACCTGTG GGCATTATGTAAAAGGTTTTCTAGAAGAGTGGATTGAGAGAGTGATGACATTTGTCACCACCACACCATTCTCTATTCTACTCACTGAAAAATGTTATGGGAATGTGACTCCATCCAGGGGAATCTGTCAAGGAGATCCACTCTCACCATACTTATTTCTATTATGTGCAGAAGGATTTACATCTTTGTTGGCAAAAGCAAAGACTAATGGGAAAATTCACGGCGCTTCTATTTGCAAAGAGGCGTCGAAAGTTtctaacttattttttgcagatgattccCTTTTGTTTCGTAGGGCAACACAAAATGAGGTGGAG GAAGTGAACCGGTTTGAGTCTTATTTGGGGCTGCCTACCTTAGTAGGGAGAACAAAGTATCACACGTTCTCATACTTGAAGGATAGGATATGGAAACAACTACAGGGGTGGAAAGGGAAGATGTTGTCTAAGGCCGGTAAGGAAATTCTTATTAAAGCAGTTGCTCAGTCTATTCCTACTTACACCATGAGTGTTTTCCAACTCCCTTTGAAACTATATGATGAAATGGATGCAATGTGTGCTAAATTTAGGTGGGGACAAGGGCGGAAtgaaaggaaaattcattggcAAAGGTGGGAAAAATTGACGTTATCAAAGAAGGAGGGAGGAATGGATTTTACGGATTTAAGGGCTTTTAATTTAGCTATGTTAGCTAAACAACGGTGGAGGTTGCTGCATGATAGTAATTCTTTAGTATATCAATGCCTCAAAGCTAGATATTTCCCAAGAACTCATCTCTTTGATGCCAAGGAGTCCCcaaatttttcatttgtttggaaGAGTATTGTGGCTGGTTTTCCTATCTTGAAGTCTGGGTGTTGTTGGAGAGTTGGGAATGGCCATTCAATTTGGATTCTAGGGGATAAATGGATACCGAATTATCCAACAAATGCACCTTTACATCTAGTTAAGGATGATGTTCGAGAGGTGATTGTTgctgaattaattgattaa
- the LOC115985630 gene encoding uncharacterized protein LOC115985630, with protein MPQVNATELYVSLEASVDNSTEVVQETSTALQFTTLDDGCTTMGGYTLSSQEYVANTGGTLYSQETHLEEEDEDEDEDEDHAVNDGENNDDMDQYEERIERGDFENDVDEHEVVPNFEEENMDCIPFGLRRDGRMMDSNFVASEIVGRLRKKHTATVDELWEIIRTKYDHELSYYKDSGTQYSYHTIPKPLEGTTLLRYVYWAFAPCIAAFQYCRPVISIDGTHLYGKYKGVLMIAMATDANQKVLPIAFAVVDKESGASWGWFLECFRTSIERVIENKDICIISDRHKGIKCAIREWPRGQDRRERVYHRYCLRHVASNFNTHFNNPTLKALALKAGYATHDAKFVSIMQTIKEAEINLLRGVDPTDRRIIRYMPYTYLMSEDVDKWTQSHDGGRRYGAMTTNISECFNGVLKGARGLPIAAMVEFTYFKLVAYFHDRHKQITSDLSRGKVWSDYAMEIYNKNEQKIAGHTLRNYNHAEGIYQVVTPYNDHRAGGGNHSHDVRIFDRTCGCGKWQNLKIPCSHAIKVLKALHLDAPSYIDPCYSLNNAILTYSHNFVVPKSESLWRDVRGPWWVPDPRLLRAKGRPTMSRIRNEMDGVRRERGSRREDPELREIQPRQRCTVCHQEGHNRRCCPNSHGASTSGSAMN; from the exons ATGCCCCAAGTAAATGCTACTGAGTTGTATGTAAGTTTGGAGGCGAGTGTAGACAACAGTACTGAGGTGGTGCAAGAAACATCTACGgctttacaatttacaaccCTAGATGATGGATGCACTACAATGGGAGGTTATACGCTCTCATCTCAAGAATATGTTGCGAATACTGGTGGAACCCTCTACTCTCAAGAGACACATTTAGAggaggaagacgaagacgaagacgaagacgaagatcaTGCTGTGAATGAtggtgaaaataatgatgatatggATCAGTATGAAGAGAGGATTGAGCGAGGTGACTTTGAGAACGATGTGGATGAGCATGAAGTCGTTCCtaattttgaagaggaaaatatgga TTGTATACCCTTTGGGCTGCGAAGAgatggtagaatgatggattctaattttgttgcatCAGAAATTGTGGGAAGATTGCGAAAAAAGCACACTGCTACTGTTGATGAGCTTTGGGAGATCATCCGTACTAAGTATGATCATgagctttcttactataaa GATTCGGGTACCCAGTATAGCTATCACACCATACCTAAGCCATTAGAAGGTACTACGTTACTGCGCTATGTATATTGGGCATTCGCTCCATGCATTGCTGCATTCCAGTATTGCAGGCCAGTGATCAGTATTGATGGAACTCATTTATATGGTAAATACAAAGGGGTATTGATGATTGCAATGGCAACCGATGCTAATCAAAAGGTTTTGCCTATCGCCTTTGCTGTTGTGGACAAGGAGTCAGGGGctagttgggggtggtttttaGAGTGTTTCAGGACTTCGATAGAGCGTGTTATTGAAAATAAGGACATTTGCATTATTTCTGACCGACATAAAGGTATCAAATGCGCCATTCGAGAGTGGCCTAGAGGGCAAGACAGAAGAGAACGGGTATATCATcgatattgccttcgacatgttgctagcaacttcaacacacATTTTAATAACCCGACTCTAAAGGCATTGGCCTTGAAAGCTGGATATGCGACTCATGATGCTAAATTTGTGTCCATAATGCAAACCATTAAGGAGGCCGAGATTAATTTACTGAGGGGTGTAGACCCTACTGATCGCCGGATTATACGTTATATGCCATACACATATCTAATGAGTGAGGATGTAGACAAATGGACccagtcacatgatggtggaagacgttacggggcaatgacaaccaatatctCTGAGTGCTTTAATGGGGTTCTTAAAGGTGCCCGCGGTTTGCCCATTGCTGCAATGGTTGAGTTCACTTATTTTaaacttgttgcatatttccacgatcgacataaacaaattacttcTGATCTCTCTCGAGGTAAGGTGTGGAGTGATTATGCAATGGAgatctataacaaaaatgagCAGAAAATTGCAGGACACACTCTGAGGAATTATAATCATGCAGAGGGTATATATCAAGTGGTTACCCCGTATAACGACCATAGAGCTGGAGGGGGAAATCACAGTCATGATGTGCGCATATTTGATAGAACCTGTGGTTGTGGAAAGTGGCAAAACTTGAAGATCCCTTGTTCGCATGCAATTAAAGTTCTTAAAGCTCTGCATCTTGATGCGCCCAGCTATATTGACCCATGTTACAGTCTGAACAACGCCATTCTCACATATTCACATAattttgtggtgccaaagtcAGAGTCATTATGGAGAGACGTTCGCGGACCATGGTGGGTGCCTGACCCACGATTGTTGCGGGCCAAAGGTCGTCCTACGATgtcaagaataaggaatgaaatggatgggGTACGGCGAGAACGGGGAAGCCGGAGGGAAGATCCGGAGTTGAGGGAGATTCAACCGAGGCAACGATGTACAGTGTGTCATCAAGAGGGGCATAACCGTAGATGTTGTCCCAATTCCCATGGGGCTTCGACAAGTGGTAGTGCTATGAACTAG